Proteins encoded by one window of Prevotella nigrescens:
- a CDS encoding YebC/PmpR family DNA-binding transcriptional regulator, whose translation MGRAFEYRKATKLKRWGHMARTFTKLGKEIAIAVKAGGPEPETNPRLRAIIATCKRENMPKDNIQRAIKNAMGKDTSDYKEVPYEGYGPHGIAIFVETLTDNTTRTVGDVRSVFNKFNGTLGTQGSLAFLFDHKAVFTFKVKEGIDMEELILDLIDYGVEDEFDQDDEEGEITIYGEPTSFGEIQKHLEDNGFEITSAEFTRIPNDLKDVTDEERQTIDKMIEKLEDFDDVQNVYTNMKPAE comes from the coding sequence ATGGGAAGAGCATTTGAATATCGCAAGGCTACAAAGCTAAAGAGATGGGGCCACATGGCTCGCACGTTTACAAAATTAGGTAAAGAAATTGCCATTGCCGTAAAGGCAGGCGGTCCTGAACCTGAAACCAACCCGCGCTTGCGTGCTATCATCGCAACCTGCAAACGCGAGAATATGCCAAAAGACAATATCCAACGCGCCATAAAGAATGCAATGGGCAAGGACACAAGCGACTATAAAGAGGTGCCATACGAAGGATACGGTCCGCACGGAATAGCCATCTTCGTAGAAACACTGACCGACAATACCACCCGCACCGTGGGCGATGTCCGCTCTGTCTTCAACAAATTCAATGGAACACTCGGCACACAAGGCTCGTTGGCATTCCTTTTCGACCACAAAGCCGTGTTTACCTTCAAGGTGAAGGAAGGCATTGATATGGAAGAACTCATTCTCGACCTCATCGACTACGGTGTAGAAGACGAGTTCGACCAAGACGATGAAGAAGGCGAAATCACCATTTACGGCGAACCTACCAGCTTTGGCGAAATACAAAAGCATTTGGAAGACAACGGTTTTGAAATCACTTCTGCCGAATTTACCCGCATTCCGAACGACCTAAAGGACGTTACCGACGAAGAACGCCAAACCATCGACAAGATGATTGAAAAGCTCGAAGACTTCGACGACGTACAGAACGTTTACACAAACATGAAGCCAGCAGAGTAA
- a CDS encoding DUF1573 domain-containing protein, producing MKKLLMTILLMTIGITIMSAQNQAEFKFDQTTINVGTFPASSPVKKAVFTFTNIGNAPLVINEVIASCGCTIPKYDKRPIAPGQKGSIEITYNGQGKFTGHFKKSITIKSNAKTEMTRIYIEGVMEAAK from the coding sequence ATGAAAAAGTTATTAATGACGATTTTGCTTATGACGATAGGAATAACAATAATGTCGGCACAAAATCAAGCAGAATTCAAATTCGACCAGACAACGATTAATGTTGGAACATTCCCTGCTAGTTCACCAGTGAAGAAAGCTGTTTTCACCTTTACAAATATAGGCAATGCCCCTTTGGTCATTAATGAGGTGATTGCAAGTTGCGGTTGTACAATACCAAAATACGATAAACGCCCTATTGCACCTGGACAAAAAGGTTCAATAGAAATTACTTATAATGGGCAAGGTAAATTCACAGGACACTTTAAAAAGAGTATTACAATAAAATCTAATGCTAAGACTGAAATGACACGTATATATATAGAAGGTGTTATGGAAGCAGCAAAATAG
- a CDS encoding cupin domain-containing protein → MVIDFDKIVEEHIQGFKGGEGRLDTRSYVDDKTRIMYSTLRPGARSGEHIHKGTFEVIYVVSGELTAFCDGAEETVRVGHIHYCPEGHKHWFENRTKHNVVFLAVVPTLG, encoded by the coding sequence ATGGTTATAGATTTTGATAAAATCGTTGAGGAACATATACAAGGTTTCAAAGGTGGAGAAGGAAGGTTAGACACCCGTAGCTATGTAGACGACAAAACCCGCATTATGTATTCAACACTTCGTCCAGGTGCGCGAAGCGGCGAACATATTCATAAGGGAACCTTTGAGGTAATATATGTTGTTAGCGGGGAGTTAACGGCATTTTGTGATGGCGCAGAAGAGACTGTTAGAGTGGGGCACATACATTATTGTCCTGAAGGACACAAACATTGGTTTGAGAATAGAACTAAACACAATGTAGTTTTTTTGGCTGTCGTTCCAACTTTAGGTTAG